A DNA window from Mucilaginibacter xinganensis contains the following coding sequences:
- a CDS encoding GNAT family N-acetyltransferase, translating to MKIIITPTLSDQQKERVLRIWNAEYPVRLQMPGMDEFDTFLNTLINPKHYLMVSNDDVIIGWGNKYYIGDVTCFFIMLSGEIHGKGYGTTLLNELKKGENQLFGWAIDHDTDVKVNGEPYPSPIHFYRKNGFTINIDLRLENEQLSAVNILWNAKTGQ from the coding sequence ATGAAAATAATAATCACCCCCACCCTTTCAGACCAACAAAAAGAACGCGTTTTACGCATCTGGAACGCAGAATACCCGGTGCGCTTGCAAATGCCGGGCATGGATGAGTTTGATACCTTTTTAAACACGCTGATTAACCCAAAACATTATTTAATGGTTAGTAATGACGATGTGATAATTGGCTGGGGTAATAAGTATTATATTGGTGATGTTACCTGCTTTTTTATTATGCTATCGGGCGAGATACATGGCAAAGGTTACGGAACAACTTTATTAAATGAATTAAAAAAAGGCGAAAACCAACTGTTTGGCTGGGCTATTGACCATGATACTGATGTAAAAGTAAATGGTGAGCCATATCCATCGCCCATACACTTTTACCGCAAAAACGGTTTTACAATAAATATTGATCTGCGTTTGGAAAACGAACAATTATCTGCTGTCAATATTTTGTGGAATGCGAAAACCGGTCAATAG
- a CDS encoding PAS domain-containing sensor histidine kinase — translation MSIVDGNNFYSDDASHLAQIIDQLNAGIWEYNVNTKEVKWSAGFYAILGYKPGEIECSYNSFLEELLYHYDKPVFLKSLHTRSPNQTNTVEVRLLTKNTGYQWFESTTKKWEDNGVPKFTGSLVNINKAKILSLRSAQNDFIFNETGNIAKISGFEINVPTMSLWLSKEAFDIYELNDQLKLSIEEAVSFFEPQHRPLMSQAIDNAIKFCKPYDLELLFRTAKNNVIWVRAKGLPIIDDFGKCVTIRGILQDIDSNKKKGLVLQESINSLNDQNKRLQNFAYIVSHNLRSHSGNLQFMVNLHQESDSAEDRAELFAHIKSISQSLSTTVEHLNEIVMIHTDIDKERKTLSFEDVFKNVVSALQSNVAATDAKIDYDFTACPVIDYIPAYLESIFQNLLTNSLKYRHMDRQPVITCRTIKDDNHIYLLFEDNGIGIDMDRYGDKVFGMYKTFHQNTDAKGIGLFITRNQVESMGGSIKLDSTVNVGTKFTIKLV, via the coding sequence ATGAGCATTGTGGACGGGAACAATTTTTATTCTGATGATGCATCCCATCTTGCTCAAATAATTGATCAATTAAATGCGGGTATCTGGGAGTACAACGTTAACACGAAAGAGGTTAAGTGGTCTGCCGGATTTTATGCCATCCTGGGTTATAAACCCGGCGAAATAGAGTGTTCCTATAATTCCTTCCTGGAAGAGCTGCTTTACCACTACGATAAGCCTGTTTTTTTAAAGTCGCTTCATACCCGCAGTCCCAATCAAACCAATACCGTAGAGGTTAGGTTGCTCACAAAAAACACGGGCTACCAGTGGTTTGAAAGCACTACCAAAAAATGGGAAGATAACGGCGTACCCAAATTTACCGGATCGCTGGTTAATATCAATAAAGCAAAGATCCTGAGTTTACGCTCGGCCCAAAACGATTTTATATTTAACGAAACCGGCAACATAGCCAAAATAAGCGGCTTCGAAATCAATGTACCTACGATGAGCCTTTGGCTCTCAAAAGAGGCTTTCGATATTTATGAGCTGAACGATCAGCTTAAATTAAGCATTGAAGAAGCGGTTAGTTTTTTTGAGCCGCAGCACCGTCCACTGATGAGCCAGGCCATTGACAATGCCATTAAGTTTTGCAAGCCTTATGATCTTGAACTGCTGTTCAGGACGGCCAAAAACAATGTGATCTGGGTAAGGGCAAAAGGGCTCCCTATTATTGATGATTTTGGCAAATGCGTTACCATCAGGGGGATACTACAAGATATCGACAGCAATAAAAAGAAGGGCCTGGTACTACAAGAATCCATCAATTCATTGAACGACCAGAACAAGCGGCTGCAAAATTTCGCCTACATCGTATCGCATAACCTGCGCTCACATTCCGGTAACCTGCAGTTTATGGTAAACCTGCACCAGGAGAGTGATTCTGCCGAAGACAGGGCCGAATTGTTTGCACATATCAAATCAATAAGCCAGAGTTTAAGCACTACGGTTGAGCATTTGAACGAAATCGTAATGATCCACACAGATATAGATAAGGAACGTAAAACCTTATCATTCGAGGACGTATTTAAAAATGTGGTATCTGCGCTGCAAAGCAATGTGGCGGCCACCGATGCAAAAATTGACTATGATTTTACGGCTTGCCCTGTAATAGATTATATCCCGGCCTACCTGGAAAGCATTTTTCAGAACCTGCTTACCAACTCGCTTAAATACCGCCACATGGACAGGCAGCCTGTTATTACCTGCCGCACCATCAAAGATGACAACCATATCTACCTGTTGTTTGAAGATAATGGCATCGGCATTGATATGGATCGCTATGGCGATAAGGTATTCGGCATGTACAAAACCTTCCACCAAAATACAGATGCAAAAGGCATTGGCCTGTTCATTACCCGCAACCAGGTAGAATCAATGGGTGGAAGCATAAAATTAGACAGCACTGTAAATGTGGGTACTAAGTTTACGATCAAGTTGGTGTAG
- a CDS encoding winged helix-turn-helix transcriptional regulator has protein sequence MPERKLSSTNYYNQSFLEEKCALTELINLLSKRWMTEVLFSIEEGNTRFTALKEDLEHISDHILADRLKLLEQQELINKLYLPGNPPRTEYSLTKKGDELSTLLGGLCNFAETQMSF, from the coding sequence ATGCCGGAAAGAAAACTTAGTTCCACTAATTATTACAATCAATCGTTTTTGGAAGAAAAATGTGCGCTTACTGAATTGATCAACCTGTTAAGCAAAAGATGGATGACGGAAGTATTGTTCAGTATTGAAGAAGGCAACACCCGTTTTACTGCTTTAAAAGAAGACCTGGAACATATTAGCGACCATATTTTGGCCGACCGGCTGAAATTGCTGGAGCAGCAGGAACTGATCAATAAATTGTATTTACCCGGCAACCCGCCGCGTACAGAATATTCACTTACCAAAAAAGGCGATGAATTAAGTACACTGCTTGGCGGCCTGTGCAATTTTGCAGAAACTCAGATGTCGTTTTAA
- a CDS encoding aldo/keto reductase gives MKYRKIANTDLLLSEVTFGAWAAGGWMWGGTERSEAIAAIRNSYDLGVTSIDTAPIYGQGTSEEIVGEAIKDIPRQQVQILTKYGMRWDLKKGDFGFSSKQNDGKAIDIYKYAGKESIIKECEDSLKRLGTDYIDLYQIHWPDSTTPISESMEAVGRLIDQGKVRYAGVCNYDAGQLAEASKYVNVVTDQVPYSMVKRGIEAELIPYCLENNKSILAYSPLERGLLTGKMKPGHQFADGDHRASVSFFKDENLKRTNNFLDLIKPIADDKGLTIGQLVILWTLQQPGITIALVGARNSEQALANAKAIDSNLTPGEVQTISAHLAALQLIS, from the coding sequence ATGAAATACAGGAAAATAGCAAATACCGACTTATTATTATCAGAAGTTACCTTTGGTGCGTGGGCAGCCGGTGGCTGGATGTGGGGCGGAACAGAACGCAGCGAGGCAATTGCCGCCATCAGAAACTCTTATGACCTTGGCGTTACCTCAATTGATACCGCACCCATTTACGGGCAGGGCACCAGCGAAGAGATTGTGGGCGAGGCCATAAAAGATATTCCCCGGCAACAAGTTCAAATCCTCACCAAGTACGGCATGCGCTGGGATCTTAAAAAAGGAGATTTTGGTTTCAGCAGTAAACAGAACGATGGCAAGGCTATAGATATTTACAAGTATGCCGGTAAAGAAAGCATTATTAAAGAATGTGAAGACAGCCTGAAAAGATTAGGTACCGACTATATTGACCTGTACCAGATTCACTGGCCCGATTCAACAACCCCCATCTCCGAAAGCATGGAGGCAGTTGGCCGGCTTATTGATCAGGGGAAAGTACGGTATGCCGGCGTTTGTAATTACGATGCCGGGCAGCTGGCAGAAGCATCAAAATACGTAAACGTGGTAACAGACCAGGTGCCATACAGTATGGTAAAACGCGGTATTGAGGCTGAACTTATCCCGTACTGCCTTGAAAATAACAAATCAATTTTAGCTTACAGCCCGCTTGAGCGCGGCTTGCTGACCGGAAAAATGAAACCGGGACACCAGTTTGCGGATGGTGACCATCGTGCCTCCGTATCATTTTTTAAAGATGAGAACTTAAAACGCACCAACAATTTTCTTGATTTAATTAAACCCATTGCTGACGACAAAGGACTAACTATTGGTCAGCTGGTTATTTTATGGACGCTGCAACAGCCCGGGATCACTATTGCTTTGGTAGGTGCCAGGAATAGTGAACAAGCCTTAGCGAATGCAAAGGCTATCGACAGCAATTTAACCCCCGGAGAGGTACAAACAATTTCGGCGCACCTTGCAGCGCTTCAATTGATTTCCTAA
- the hppD gene encoding 4-hydroxyphenylpyruvate dioxygenase, with translation METLTIDRKQKTADFLPLNGTDHVEFYVGNAKQAAFYYKTAFGFQDLAYAGPETGMRDRASYVLQQGKIRLVLTTPLHSDHPMAEHIKKHGDGVKILALSVDDAYDAFYQTTSRGAEPYQEPKTIKDAHGEVRTSGIKLYGETVHLFVERKNYTGAFLPCYEPLDSHYHPTDTGLLHIDHCVGNVGWHKMNEWVNFYEEIMGFKNILTFDDKMISTEYSALMSKVMSNGNGYVKFPINEPAEGKKKSQIEEYLEFYEGEGVQHLALATDDIVKTVTTLQSRGIDFLTVPTTYYDDLIDRVGHIDEDLEPLKKLGILVDRDDEGYLLQIFTKPVEDRPTLFFEIIQRKGAKSFGAGNFKALFEAIEREQELRGNL, from the coding sequence ATGGAAACACTAACCATAGATAGAAAACAAAAGACTGCTGATTTTTTACCGCTTAACGGTACCGATCACGTTGAATTTTATGTAGGCAATGCCAAGCAGGCCGCCTTTTATTATAAAACAGCTTTCGGGTTCCAGGACCTGGCGTATGCGGGACCTGAAACTGGTATGCGCGACCGCGCATCGTATGTTTTACAGCAGGGCAAAATCCGCCTGGTTTTAACAACCCCGCTGCATTCAGATCATCCCATGGCAGAGCATATTAAAAAGCACGGCGATGGCGTAAAAATTCTTGCCCTTTCGGTTGATGATGCGTATGATGCTTTTTACCAGACCACCAGTCGCGGTGCCGAGCCGTACCAGGAGCCCAAAACAATAAAAGATGCGCATGGTGAAGTACGCACCAGCGGTATAAAGTTGTATGGGGAAACCGTTCACCTTTTTGTGGAGCGAAAAAACTATACCGGGGCATTTTTACCATGTTACGAACCATTGGATTCGCACTACCACCCAACTGATACAGGATTGTTACATATTGACCATTGTGTAGGCAATGTGGGCTGGCATAAAATGAACGAGTGGGTTAATTTTTATGAAGAGATCATGGGTTTTAAGAACATTTTGACTTTTGATGACAAAATGATCTCTACCGAATACTCTGCGCTGATGAGCAAGGTGATGAGCAACGGGAACGGGTACGTTAAGTTCCCCATCAATGAGCCGGCCGAGGGTAAAAAGAAATCGCAGATAGAGGAGTATCTGGAATTTTATGAGGGCGAGGGCGTACAGCACCTGGCACTGGCTACTGATGATATTGTTAAAACAGTTACCACGCTGCAAAGCCGCGGCATTGACTTTTTAACCGTGCCAACCACGTATTACGATGACCTTATAGACCGCGTTGGCCATATTGATGAAGACCTGGAACCACTGAAAAAGCTTGGCATCCTGGTTGACCGCGATGATGAGGGTTACCTGCTGCAGATCTTTACCAAACCGGTTGAAGACAGGCCTACCCTGTTTTTCGAGATCATCCAGCGCAAGGGTGCAAAATCCTTCGGTGCCGGTAATTTCAAGGCGCTTTTTGAGGCCATTGAAAGAGAACAGGAACTGAGAGGAAATTTGTAA
- a CDS encoding fumarylacetoacetate hydrolase family protein, translated as MKLVSYKTEDNEHLGVFIKGHIYNLNSCDKLIPDNMNEFLWGGDELMERAQRINADIISGKTEAKEELFFEMMAPVPHPTSCRDAYAFRQHVETARRNRGAAMIAEFDQYPVFYFTNHNAIQGIGEIACMPDHFEKLDFELEVAVVLNKKARNIKAADADSLIAGFMIMNDMSARTLQMEEMLLNLGPAKGKDFCTVIGPWLVTPDELEQYKTAPKPGHTGNAYNLEMKCVVNGKQVSAGNMSDMEWTFAEIIERCAYGCDVLPGDVIGSGTVGTGCFLELNGTGLLNDPNYKVQWLQPGDLVEMEVTALGMLGNIIEKAHSDFSILALKK; from the coding sequence ATGAAATTAGTATCCTATAAAACCGAAGACAACGAGCATTTAGGCGTTTTTATAAAGGGGCATATCTATAACCTTAATTCGTGCGATAAGCTGATCCCCGATAATATGAATGAATTTTTATGGGGCGGCGATGAGCTGATGGAACGTGCGCAGCGCATAAATGCCGATATTATTTCGGGGAAGACGGAGGCTAAGGAAGAATTATTTTTTGAGATGATGGCGCCCGTGCCGCACCCAACATCGTGCAGAGACGCCTATGCGTTCAGGCAGCATGTAGAGACCGCAAGGCGCAACCGCGGCGCAGCCATGATAGCGGAGTTTGACCAGTACCCGGTGTTTTATTTTACCAACCACAACGCTATACAGGGAATAGGTGAAATAGCGTGTATGCCTGATCATTTCGAAAAACTTGATTTTGAGCTGGAAGTTGCGGTAGTGCTTAACAAAAAGGCCCGCAACATTAAAGCCGCGGATGCGGATAGCTTAATTGCCGGTTTTATGATCATGAACGATATGAGTGCCCGTACCCTGCAAATGGAAGAAATGCTATTGAACCTTGGGCCGGCAAAGGGAAAAGACTTTTGCACAGTGATAGGCCCATGGCTGGTGACGCCCGATGAGCTGGAACAGTATAAAACCGCACCTAAACCCGGGCATACCGGCAATGCTTATAACCTGGAGATGAAGTGCGTAGTGAATGGAAAGCAGGTTTCGGCCGGTAATATGAGCGATATGGAATGGACGTTTGCGGAAATTATTGAACGCTGTGCCTATGGTTGTGATGTATTGCCGGGAGATGTAATAGGATCAGGAACGGTAGGCACCGGCTGTTTTTTGGAGCTGAATGGAACCGGCTTATTGAACGACCCCAATTACAAAGTCCAATGGCTTCAGCCCGGCGACCTTGTTGAAATGGAAGTAACGGCCCTGGGTATGCTGGGAAATATTATAGAAAAGGCGCACAGCGATTTTTCAATTCTTGCACTGAAGAAATAA
- a CDS encoding DNA alkylation repair protein: MTTAEVIDLLKQKSNPANLAGMKRFGINDDFALGIRIPDLRKIARTIKIDHTLALALWKTKIHEARILASMIADPLQFTEAQADEWVLGLNSWDVCDQLCGNLLVRSPFVIRKAFEYASRDEEFVKRAGFVLMAEYAVHGKKAANEVFLAFFPVIEREAVDDRNFVKKAVNWALRQIGKRNPDLRIHAIDSARHISLQISRSAKWIAANALLELSGK, from the coding sequence ATGACAACCGCCGAAGTTATCGACCTTCTTAAGCAAAAATCCAACCCTGCCAACCTTGCAGGAATGAAGCGTTTCGGAATTAATGATGACTTTGCGCTGGGTATCCGCATCCCCGATTTGAGGAAGATTGCGAGGACAATAAAAATTGATCATACGCTTGCACTGGCCCTGTGGAAAACTAAAATTCACGAGGCCCGCATCCTTGCTTCAATGATTGCCGACCCTTTGCAGTTTACCGAAGCACAAGCTGATGAATGGGTGCTGGGGCTTAACTCATGGGACGTTTGTGACCAGCTTTGCGGCAACCTGTTGGTTCGCAGTCCTTTCGTCATCAGAAAAGCATTTGAATACGCCAGCCGGGACGAAGAGTTTGTAAAGCGGGCAGGATTTGTACTGATGGCAGAATATGCCGTACACGGTAAAAAAGCCGCTAATGAGGTATTTTTGGCCTTTTTCCCTGTGATAGAACGCGAAGCCGTTGACGACCGCAACTTTGTAAAGAAGGCCGTTAACTGGGCCTTGCGGCAAATTGGTAAAAGAAACCCCGATTTAAGAATACATGCAATTGATAGTGCCAGACATATCTCACTGCAAATCAGCAGGTCAGCTAAATGGATTGCCGCTAATGCGCTACTTGAACTATCAGGCAAATAA
- a CDS encoding homoserine kinase, translating into MENNIQEEKIPSAISPLSGNQGASGTIHVFAPATVANVVCGFDVLGFAVNEPGDEVIMRVTNKPGITISKITGDDGRLPLDPAKNTVSVSVQHYLQSVGRTDIGLDIELHKKMPIGSGLGSSSASTVAGLFAIKTLLGDDADPVNLLPFAMKGEEMACGHGHADNVAPALFGGFVLVRSYEPLDIIRLPHPKDLYCAIIFPDVDVPTREARQIIRKNIQMKDAVTQWGNIAGLVSGLFMNDIDLIGRSMKDILVEPVRSMLIPDFYKMREMAMELGAVSFGISGSGPSVFAFARDEGTAHRITQKLQQHLTAINIGSNTYVSTINDKGPKVIG; encoded by the coding sequence ATGGAAAACAATATCCAGGAAGAAAAAATCCCTTCAGCTATTTCTCCCCTTTCAGGAAATCAGGGAGCTTCGGGAACCATCCACGTCTTCGCCCCGGCAACCGTCGCCAACGTGGTATGCGGTTTTGACGTACTTGGCTTCGCCGTAAACGAACCCGGCGACGAGGTAATTATGCGGGTGACCAACAAACCCGGCATCACCATCAGTAAAATTACCGGCGATGATGGCCGTTTACCCCTCGATCCGGCTAAAAATACTGTAAGCGTAAGCGTTCAGCATTATTTACAAAGCGTTGGGCGTACCGATATCGGGCTGGATATTGAACTGCACAAAAAAATGCCTATCGGCAGCGGGTTGGGCTCAAGCTCGGCAAGCACCGTAGCGGGGTTGTTTGCCATTAAAACACTTTTGGGCGATGACGCCGATCCGGTTAACCTGCTCCCTTTTGCTATGAAGGGTGAGGAAATGGCATGCGGGCATGGCCATGCAGATAACGTGGCCCCTGCCCTGTTTGGCGGCTTTGTACTGGTAAGGAGCTATGAGCCTTTGGATATCATCAGGCTGCCGCATCCTAAAGATTTGTATTGCGCTATTATATTCCCGGATGTAGATGTGCCCACCCGCGAGGCCCGGCAGATCATCCGCAAAAATATCCAGATGAAAGATGCCGTAACCCAGTGGGGCAACATTGCGGGCCTGGTAAGCGGATTGTTTATGAACGATATTGACCTGATAGGCCGCAGCATGAAAGATATATTGGTTGAGCCCGTGCGCTCCATGCTGATCCCCGATTTTTATAAGATGCGAGAAATGGCGATGGAGTTAGGGGCAGTAAGCTTTGGCATCAGCGGCTCGGGCCCCTCCGTTTTCGCGTTTGCCCGCGATGAAGGCACCGCCCACCGCATCACCCAAAAGCTACAGCAGCATTTAACCGCCATCAATATTGGCAGTAATACCTACGTATCAACTATAAATGATAAAGGGCCGAAAGTAATAGGGTGA
- a CDS encoding homogentisate 1,2-dioxygenase — MPVYHSLGAIPPKRHTQFRKPDGTLYAEELVSTEGFSSLYSLVYHCYPPTLVKELGEPYSVEPKIAREKHLKHTSLIGFKIEPEDDYLQSRKPVLVNSDLHISLAAPRKSMTDYFYKNSQADEVVFIHEGSGTLKTGYGNIKFVYGDYLVIPRGTIYQMEFDTPDNRLFIVESFSPIRIPKRYTNGYGQLTEQSPYCERDIKRPANLETHDEKGDFKILIKKQGLIYPYIYGTHPFDFIGWDGFHYPWAFSIHDFEPITGRLHQPPPVHQTFEGHNFVICSFVPRKFDYHPLAIPAPYNHSNVDSDELLYYVDGDFMSRKSVVKGQITLHPGGIPHGPHPGSVEKSIGKESTDELAVMIDPFRPLMLTDYAIQIEDENYYKSWVS; from the coding sequence ATGCCTGTTTATCATTCACTAGGAGCTATCCCGCCTAAGCGGCATACGCAATTCCGTAAACCCGATGGTACACTTTATGCCGAAGAACTGGTATCAACCGAAGGTTTTAGCAGCCTGTATTCGCTGGTTTACCACTGCTATCCGCCCACGCTTGTAAAGGAGTTGGGCGAGCCGTATTCAGTTGAGCCAAAAATTGCACGTGAAAAACACTTGAAACATACCAGTCTTATTGGTTTTAAAATTGAGCCGGAGGACGACTATCTGCAAAGCCGTAAACCTGTGCTGGTAAACAGCGATTTGCATATTTCGCTGGCAGCTCCGCGCAAATCAATGACTGATTATTTTTACAAGAACAGCCAGGCCGATGAAGTGGTTTTTATCCATGAAGGATCAGGGACCTTAAAAACAGGATATGGCAATATTAAGTTTGTTTATGGCGATTACCTGGTGATTCCGCGAGGTACCATTTACCAGATGGAGTTTGATACACCAGACAACCGTTTGTTTATTGTAGAGAGCTTTAGCCCTATCAGGATCCCTAAACGCTACACCAATGGCTACGGACAGCTTACGGAGCAATCACCCTATTGCGAACGGGATATTAAACGGCCGGCCAACCTGGAAACCCATGATGAGAAAGGCGATTTTAAAATCCTCATTAAAAAGCAGGGACTCATTTATCCCTATATATACGGAACTCACCCTTTTGATTTTATCGGCTGGGATGGCTTCCATTATCCATGGGCCTTTTCTATTCATGATTTTGAGCCAATAACAGGCCGCCTGCATCAGCCGCCGCCGGTACATCAAACCTTTGAGGGCCATAACTTCGTGATCTGCTCTTTTGTGCCACGCAAGTTCGACTATCATCCGCTTGCGATACCCGCGCCATACAACCATAGCAACGTTGACAGCGACGAATTGCTTTATTATGTAGATGGCGACTTCATGAGCCGTAAAAGCGTGGTAAAAGGGCAGATTACCCTGCATCCCGGCGGCATCCCGCATGGACCGCACCCAGGCTCGGTAGAAAAATCAATAGGCAAGGAATCAACCGACGAACTAGCCGTTATGATAGACCCGTTTCGCCCGTTAATGTTAACAGATTACGCTATCCAGATAGAAGACGAAAATTATTACAAGAGTTGGGTGAGTTAA
- a CDS encoding HAD family hydrolase, which produces MIKTIIFDLGAVLIDWNPHYMYRTIFYDEDEMKHFLSTVTTSDWNEEQDAGRSLAEGTEILVKQYPEHEENIRAFYSRWDEMLGDALHDTVEIFKKLKQSGKYKIYALTNWSAETFPVALERFEFLNWFDGIVVSGAEKMRKPEPAFYQILLDRHEVNTEEALFIDDNYRNVLAAEKMGITSIHFTSAPALKEKLFELNVL; this is translated from the coding sequence ATGATCAAGACCATCATCTTCGACCTTGGCGCAGTTTTAATTGACTGGAACCCGCATTACATGTACCGCACCATCTTTTACGATGAAGATGAAATGAAGCACTTCCTGTCCACTGTCACCACTTCTGACTGGAACGAGGAACAAGATGCCGGCCGGTCGTTAGCTGAAGGCACTGAGATCCTGGTCAAACAGTACCCGGAACATGAGGAAAATATCCGCGCCTTTTATTCCCGCTGGGACGAAATGCTGGGTGATGCCTTACACGATACCGTGGAGATCTTTAAAAAGCTTAAACAAAGCGGTAAATACAAAATCTATGCGCTCACCAATTGGTCGGCAGAGACCTTCCCGGTTGCTTTGGAGCGCTTTGAGTTTTTAAACTGGTTTGACGGCATTGTAGTATCGGGTGCCGAAAAAATGCGCAAACCTGAACCGGCGTTCTACCAAATTCTTTTAGACCGCCACGAAGTAAACACAGAAGAGGCTCTGTTTATTGACGATAATTACCGTAACGTTTTAGCTGCTGAAAAAATGGGAATAACTTCCATCCATTTTACTTCGGCGCCGGCTTTAAAGGAAAAATTATTTGAACTAAACGTTCTTTAA
- the thrC gene encoding threonine synthase produces the protein MQLYSTNNLSSRVSFKDAVFNSMPQDKGLYMPVTIPRLDDKFLNNLDQYTLPEIAFHVAKHLIGDDIPDADLKAIVYDAISFLAPVVKLEENIYVLELWHGPSLAFKDFGARFMSRVMSYFLEKGEKQLNVLVATSGDTGGAVALGFLGVPDTRVTILYPKDKVSEVQELQLTTNGQNIRAVEIDGTFDDCQALVKQAFTDNELNEKFRLTSANSINIARLIPQTFYYFNAYAQLLKQGVSKIIFSVPSGNFGNIGAGLLAWKMGLPVEHFIAATNVNDTVPEYLKSGVYQPKPSIATLSNAMDVGDPSNWVRIADLFKDDMGDLKDLVTGYRYDDEETLAAIKFINDDYNYVACPHTAIAWQALRDWQQDNYKPDKAGVFLSTAHPCKFPDVFPKNIAVKIDVPEQVEELEKKKKQATALGKDFEGFKRYLLEKG, from the coding sequence ATGCAACTATACAGCACCAATAATCTATCCAGCCGCGTATCATTTAAAGACGCGGTTTTTAACAGTATGCCGCAGGACAAAGGCCTTTATATGCCTGTAACTATCCCGCGACTGGATGATAAATTCTTAAATAATCTGGACCAGTACACGCTGCCCGAAATTGCTTTTCATGTTGCCAAACACTTAATCGGCGATGACATCCCCGATGCTGATCTGAAAGCAATTGTGTATGATGCCATAAGTTTCCTGGCACCCGTAGTAAAACTGGAGGAAAACATTTATGTGTTGGAGTTGTGGCACGGCCCTTCGCTGGCTTTTAAAGATTTCGGCGCCCGCTTTATGAGCCGCGTGATGAGTTATTTTTTAGAAAAAGGCGAAAAACAACTTAATGTGCTGGTTGCCACTTCGGGCGATACGGGCGGCGCTGTTGCACTGGGGTTCTTAGGGGTGCCCGATACCCGGGTTACTATTCTTTATCCAAAAGATAAAGTGAGCGAGGTGCAGGAGTTACAGCTTACTACCAACGGCCAAAATATCCGTGCCGTTGAAATTGACGGCACTTTTGATGACTGCCAGGCGTTGGTGAAACAGGCTTTCACCGATAACGAACTGAACGAAAAGTTCAGGCTTACATCTGCCAACTCTATCAACATTGCAAGGCTTATCCCGCAAACTTTTTATTACTTTAACGCTTACGCACAGCTATTAAAACAGGGCGTAAGCAAGATCATATTCTCTGTGCCCAGCGGTAACTTCGGCAACATTGGTGCAGGGTTGCTGGCCTGGAAAATGGGCCTGCCCGTTGAACATTTTATAGCCGCAACCAACGTTAATGATACCGTACCGGAATATTTAAAATCGGGCGTGTACCAGCCTAAACCATCCATCGCTACCCTGAGCAATGCTATGGACGTTGGCGACCCGAGCAATTGGGTTCGCATTGCGGACTTGTTTAAAGATGACATGGGCGATTTAAAAGACCTGGTTACCGGCTATCGCTATGATGATGAAGAAACTTTGGCTGCAATAAAGTTTATTAATGATGACTATAACTATGTGGCTTGTCCGCATACGGCAATAGCATGGCAGGCACTGCGCGACTGGCAGCAGGATAACTATAAACCCGATAAAGCAGGTGTATTTTTATCAACCGCCCATCCCTGCAAATTCCCGGATGTATTCCCCAAAAACATCGCGGTAAAAATTGACGTGCCTGAACAGGTGGAAGAATTGGAGAAGAAGAAAAAACAGGCTACCGCATTGGGTAAAGATTTTGAAGGGTTTAAAAGGTATTTGTTAGAAAAAGGCTAA